A single Montipora foliosa isolate CH-2021 chromosome 7, ASM3666993v2, whole genome shotgun sequence DNA region contains:
- the LOC138011794 gene encoding gamma-aminobutyric acid receptor subunit alpha-6-like isoform X2, giving the protein MKFLLLLIIAISKRVDSEGDDLITKFFSGYDKALRPDFESGNATTVMADLYVESFGNIEEANMEFKIYTYFYQRWKDERLAGKLNYTLTINGGDIDNIWVPDPYCYNARESNMMLPHEETHSSISIQPSGDIFFSKGVTLLASCNMDLRTFPHDSQKCHLKFGSYSYSTNDIIFDWNATSISVGAKELAQFEYKGAALSSNFDHFSTGSYSTITVTFSFKRRIGYFLIQVYFPDIFVVLLSWIVFWMEIDDIGNRMALGITCILTIMFLLGSLNGNLPRVSYPKALDWYILTSFAFVFVALIEAIVVYVMNSSAISDKEKIKCKVNGTPLPKKITRTIKSMIVSKKNGQSYVEEHNMNGEANRAGDNDLEMVSRRKTSSKSVMDDASVTELFGTSKKEAFACYIDKASRLLFPLLFVLFNVVYWVYFPLAS; this is encoded by the exons ATGAAATTTTTACTTCTGCTCATCATAGCTATTTCTAAGAG AGTTGATAGCGAGGGCGATGATTTAATAACCAAGTTTTTCTCTGGATATGACAAAGCTCTGAGACCAGATTTTG AAAGTGGAAACGCAACAACAGTTATGGCAGATTTGTACGTGGAGTCATTTGGAAACATAGAGGAAGCTAATATG GAATTTAAGATTTACACCTATTTTTACCAGCGTTGGAAAGACGAAAGGCTAGCTGGCAAACTTAACTACACTCTTACCATAAACGGAGGTGATATTGACAACATAtgggttccagacccctattgttacAATGCACGTGAATCAAATATGATGCTGCCTCATGAAGAAACACATAGCAGTATCAGCATTCAGCCTTCAGGAGATATCTTCTTCAGCAAAGG AGTGACACTTCTTGCCTCGTGCAACATGGATCTGAGGACCTTTCCACATGACTCTCAGAAATGTCATCTTAAATTTGGAAGTT ATAGCTACTCTACAAATGATATAATATTTGACTGGAACGCGACAAGTATCAGTGTAGGAGCAAAAGAATTAGCTCAATTTGAATACAAAGGAGCGGCGTTATCTTCTAATTTTGACCATTTTTCAACAG GCAGCTATTCAACCATAACTGTCACATTCTCGTTCAAGCGTCGCATTGGATATTTCCTGATCCAAGTCTACTTTCCAGACATATTTGTGGTCTTGCTTAGCTGGATCGTTTTCTGGATGGAAATAGATGACATTGGCAACAGAATGGCTCTTGGTATAACCTGTATCTTGACCATTATGTTTCTTCTTGGATCCCTGAATGGCAACCTGCCTAGAGTCAGCTATCCAAAGGCACTGGACTGGTATATCCTTACATCCTTCGCGTTTGTCTTCGTGGCATTGATTGAGGCTATCGTCGTGTACGTTATGAACTCGAGTGCCATAAGTGATAAGGAGAAAATCAAATGCAAG GTTAATGGAACTCCTCTACCCAAGAAAATTACGAGGACCATTAAATCCATGATTGTCTCAAAGAAAAATGGCCAATCGTATGTTGAAGAACACAATATGAACGGTGAAGCCAACAGAGCGGGTGATAATGACCTGGAAATGGTTTCGCGGCGGAAGACATCTTCCAAGAGTGTGATGGATGATGCATCTGTCACTGAGTTATTTGGAACAAGCAAAAAAGAGGCTTTCGCTTGTTACATTGACAAAGCATCGCGGTTGCTGTTTCCTTTACTGTTTGtccttttcaatgttgtttaCTGGGTTTATTTTCCACTGGCTAGTTAG
- the LOC138011794 gene encoding gamma-aminobutyric acid receptor subunit alpha-6-like isoform X1 — translation MRSALSRVGFLARIYSMKFLLLLIIAISKRVDSEGDDLITKFFSGYDKALRPDFESGNATTVMADLYVESFGNIEEANMEFKIYTYFYQRWKDERLAGKLNYTLTINGGDIDNIWVPDPYCYNARESNMMLPHEETHSSISIQPSGDIFFSKGVTLLASCNMDLRTFPHDSQKCHLKFGSYSYSTNDIIFDWNATSISVGAKELAQFEYKGAALSSNFDHFSTGSYSTITVTFSFKRRIGYFLIQVYFPDIFVVLLSWIVFWMEIDDIGNRMALGITCILTIMFLLGSLNGNLPRVSYPKALDWYILTSFAFVFVALIEAIVVYVMNSSAISDKEKIKCKVNGTPLPKKITRTIKSMIVSKKNGQSYVEEHNMNGEANRAGDNDLEMVSRRKTSSKSVMDDASVTELFGTSKKEAFACYIDKASRLLFPLLFVLFNVVYWVYFPLAS, via the exons ATGAGGTCTGCGCTTAGTCG TGTTGGATTTTTGGCAAGGATTTACAGCATGAAATTTTTACTTCTGCTCATCATAGCTATTTCTAAGAG AGTTGATAGCGAGGGCGATGATTTAATAACCAAGTTTTTCTCTGGATATGACAAAGCTCTGAGACCAGATTTTG AAAGTGGAAACGCAACAACAGTTATGGCAGATTTGTACGTGGAGTCATTTGGAAACATAGAGGAAGCTAATATG GAATTTAAGATTTACACCTATTTTTACCAGCGTTGGAAAGACGAAAGGCTAGCTGGCAAACTTAACTACACTCTTACCATAAACGGAGGTGATATTGACAACATAtgggttccagacccctattgttacAATGCACGTGAATCAAATATGATGCTGCCTCATGAAGAAACACATAGCAGTATCAGCATTCAGCCTTCAGGAGATATCTTCTTCAGCAAAGG AGTGACACTTCTTGCCTCGTGCAACATGGATCTGAGGACCTTTCCACATGACTCTCAGAAATGTCATCTTAAATTTGGAAGTT ATAGCTACTCTACAAATGATATAATATTTGACTGGAACGCGACAAGTATCAGTGTAGGAGCAAAAGAATTAGCTCAATTTGAATACAAAGGAGCGGCGTTATCTTCTAATTTTGACCATTTTTCAACAG GCAGCTATTCAACCATAACTGTCACATTCTCGTTCAAGCGTCGCATTGGATATTTCCTGATCCAAGTCTACTTTCCAGACATATTTGTGGTCTTGCTTAGCTGGATCGTTTTCTGGATGGAAATAGATGACATTGGCAACAGAATGGCTCTTGGTATAACCTGTATCTTGACCATTATGTTTCTTCTTGGATCCCTGAATGGCAACCTGCCTAGAGTCAGCTATCCAAAGGCACTGGACTGGTATATCCTTACATCCTTCGCGTTTGTCTTCGTGGCATTGATTGAGGCTATCGTCGTGTACGTTATGAACTCGAGTGCCATAAGTGATAAGGAGAAAATCAAATGCAAG GTTAATGGAACTCCTCTACCCAAGAAAATTACGAGGACCATTAAATCCATGATTGTCTCAAAGAAAAATGGCCAATCGTATGTTGAAGAACACAATATGAACGGTGAAGCCAACAGAGCGGGTGATAATGACCTGGAAATGGTTTCGCGGCGGAAGACATCTTCCAAGAGTGTGATGGATGATGCATCTGTCACTGAGTTATTTGGAACAAGCAAAAAAGAGGCTTTCGCTTGTTACATTGACAAAGCATCGCGGTTGCTGTTTCCTTTACTGTTTGtccttttcaatgttgtttaCTGGGTTTATTTTCCACTGGCTAGTTAG
- the LOC138011794 gene encoding gamma-aminobutyric acid receptor subunit alpha-6-like isoform X3, whose translation MADLYVESFGNIEEANMEFKIYTYFYQRWKDERLAGKLNYTLTINGGDIDNIWVPDPYCYNARESNMMLPHEETHSSISIQPSGDIFFSKGVTLLASCNMDLRTFPHDSQKCHLKFGSYSYSTNDIIFDWNATSISVGAKELAQFEYKGAALSSNFDHFSTGSYSTITVTFSFKRRIGYFLIQVYFPDIFVVLLSWIVFWMEIDDIGNRMALGITCILTIMFLLGSLNGNLPRVSYPKALDWYILTSFAFVFVALIEAIVVYVMNSSAISDKEKIKCKVNGTPLPKKITRTIKSMIVSKKNGQSYVEEHNMNGEANRAGDNDLEMVSRRKTSSKSVMDDASVTELFGTSKKEAFACYIDKASRLLFPLLFVLFNVVYWVYFPLAS comes from the exons ATGGCAGATTTGTACGTGGAGTCATTTGGAAACATAGAGGAAGCTAATATG GAATTTAAGATTTACACCTATTTTTACCAGCGTTGGAAAGACGAAAGGCTAGCTGGCAAACTTAACTACACTCTTACCATAAACGGAGGTGATATTGACAACATAtgggttccagacccctattgttacAATGCACGTGAATCAAATATGATGCTGCCTCATGAAGAAACACATAGCAGTATCAGCATTCAGCCTTCAGGAGATATCTTCTTCAGCAAAGG AGTGACACTTCTTGCCTCGTGCAACATGGATCTGAGGACCTTTCCACATGACTCTCAGAAATGTCATCTTAAATTTGGAAGTT ATAGCTACTCTACAAATGATATAATATTTGACTGGAACGCGACAAGTATCAGTGTAGGAGCAAAAGAATTAGCTCAATTTGAATACAAAGGAGCGGCGTTATCTTCTAATTTTGACCATTTTTCAACAG GCAGCTATTCAACCATAACTGTCACATTCTCGTTCAAGCGTCGCATTGGATATTTCCTGATCCAAGTCTACTTTCCAGACATATTTGTGGTCTTGCTTAGCTGGATCGTTTTCTGGATGGAAATAGATGACATTGGCAACAGAATGGCTCTTGGTATAACCTGTATCTTGACCATTATGTTTCTTCTTGGATCCCTGAATGGCAACCTGCCTAGAGTCAGCTATCCAAAGGCACTGGACTGGTATATCCTTACATCCTTCGCGTTTGTCTTCGTGGCATTGATTGAGGCTATCGTCGTGTACGTTATGAACTCGAGTGCCATAAGTGATAAGGAGAAAATCAAATGCAAG GTTAATGGAACTCCTCTACCCAAGAAAATTACGAGGACCATTAAATCCATGATTGTCTCAAAGAAAAATGGCCAATCGTATGTTGAAGAACACAATATGAACGGTGAAGCCAACAGAGCGGGTGATAATGACCTGGAAATGGTTTCGCGGCGGAAGACATCTTCCAAGAGTGTGATGGATGATGCATCTGTCACTGAGTTATTTGGAACAAGCAAAAAAGAGGCTTTCGCTTGTTACATTGACAAAGCATCGCGGTTGCTGTTTCCTTTACTGTTTGtccttttcaatgttgtttaCTGGGTTTATTTTCCACTGGCTAGTTAG